A portion of the Bacillus thuringiensis genome contains these proteins:
- a CDS encoding NAD kinase, whose translation MKFTIMSKGDQSSDTLASTMKEYLLDFGFIMDEKEPDIVISVGGDGTLLYAFHRYYNRLDETAFVGVHTGHLGFYADWLPTEVEKLVIAIAKTPFQVVEYPLLEVIIRYVNGSKESQYLAMNEATVKSAEGTLVTEVEIRGEYFETFRGDGLCISTPSGSTAYNKALGGAIIHPSIEAIQIAEMASINNRVFRTVGSPLVLPKHHTCVLKPAAGMNLQITVDHLTMVHQDVKSIQYRVANEKVRFVRFRPFPFWKRVRDSFVADK comes from the coding sequence ATGAAATTTACAATTATGTCAAAGGGAGATCAATCATCAGATACACTGGCAAGCACGATGAAAGAGTACTTGCTAGATTTTGGATTTATAATGGATGAAAAGGAACCCGATATTGTAATTTCTGTTGGGGGAGATGGAACGCTTTTGTATGCGTTTCATCGTTATTATAATCGATTGGATGAAACAGCATTTGTTGGTGTACATACAGGACATTTAGGTTTCTATGCAGATTGGTTACCGACAGAAGTAGAGAAATTAGTAATTGCGATTGCAAAAACACCATTCCAAGTGGTGGAATATCCGCTTTTAGAAGTTATTATTCGCTATGTGAATGGAAGTAAAGAGTCACAGTATTTAGCGATGAATGAGGCGACTGTAAAAAGTGCAGAAGGTACATTAGTAACAGAAGTAGAAATACGCGGAGAATATTTTGAAACATTCCGCGGGGACGGCCTTTGTATTTCTACTCCTTCAGGAAGTACTGCGTATAATAAAGCGCTTGGCGGAGCAATTATTCACCCATCTATTGAAGCGATTCAAATTGCAGAAATGGCGTCCATTAACAATCGTGTGTTTCGTACCGTAGGATCGCCACTCGTATTGCCGAAGCATCATACATGTGTGTTAAAGCCGGCTGCAGGAATGAACTTACAAATTACAGTGGATCATTTAACGATGGTTCATCAAGATGTGAAATCAATCCAGTATCGCGTCGCAAACGAGAAAGTACGATTTGTTCGTTTCCGCCCGTTCCCGTTCTGGAAACGAGTTCGTGACTCGTTTGTTGCAGATAAATAG
- a CDS encoding GTP pyrophosphokinase family protein, with protein MNRNWEEFLAPYHQAVAELKVKLKGMRTQFAMLTEHSPIEFVTGRVKSVASIIDKAEKRNVPLDRLREDMQDIAGLRMMCQFVDEIKPVVEYLRKRNDFEIVEERDYVTQKKDSGYRSYHVVISYPVQTIQGEQKVLVEIQIRTLAMNFWATIEHSLNYKYSGRFPEDIKIRLQRAAEAAFLLDEEMSSIRLEIQEAQKAFSRKQETKDSES; from the coding sequence ATGAATCGAAATTGGGAAGAATTTTTAGCACCTTACCACCAAGCGGTGGCAGAGCTGAAAGTGAAACTAAAAGGAATGCGTACTCAATTTGCAATGTTAACAGAGCATTCTCCAATTGAGTTTGTAACAGGAAGGGTAAAGTCGGTTGCAAGTATTATTGATAAAGCGGAGAAGAGAAATGTACCGCTAGACCGATTGAGAGAAGATATGCAGGATATTGCTGGGCTTAGAATGATGTGTCAATTTGTTGATGAGATTAAGCCTGTTGTAGAATATCTTCGAAAACGAAATGACTTTGAAATCGTGGAAGAACGTGATTATGTCACGCAAAAGAAAGATAGCGGTTATCGTTCTTATCATGTTGTCATTAGTTATCCTGTTCAAACGATTCAGGGTGAACAAAAAGTATTGGTAGAAATCCAAATACGCACGCTAGCAATGAACTTTTGGGCAACAATTGAGCATTCTTTAAATTATAAATATAGTGGACGTTTTCCTGAAGATATTAAAATACGCTTGCAACGTGCAGCTGAAGCGGCGTTTTTATTAGATGAAGAAATGTCTTCTATTCGTCTTGAAATTCAAGAAGCGCAAAAGGCTTTTTCAAGAAAGCAAGAAACGAAAGATTCCGAATCATAA